The proteins below are encoded in one region of Aquisphaera giovannonii:
- a CDS encoding class I SAM-dependent methyltransferase: protein MTTALKIAAESPLEDLVESIYRNRFGKQDLARRAAVWRVLCRDWFEAYIPRDGRVLEVAAGYCEFINNVRAGEKVAVDLNPATGLHAAPGVTVHQIAAERLEEVVPAAHFDSAFMSNFLEHCRTREQVLSVLSAVGHALRPGGRVLILGPNYAACAAEYYDYFDHHLALTDRAVAEALELSGFEVEVQRPRTLPFSFRSKLPSAPWLVRLYLKFPWAWRFFGAQFFLVARRPR, encoded by the coding sequence ATGACGACGGCCCTGAAGATCGCGGCGGAGTCTCCGCTGGAAGACCTCGTCGAGAGCATCTACCGCAACCGTTTCGGCAAGCAGGACCTGGCCCGCAGGGCGGCGGTCTGGCGGGTCCTCTGCCGGGACTGGTTCGAGGCCTACATCCCGCGCGACGGCCGCGTGCTCGAGGTCGCCGCGGGCTACTGCGAGTTCATCAACAACGTCCGGGCCGGCGAGAAGGTCGCCGTGGACCTGAACCCGGCGACCGGGCTGCACGCCGCGCCGGGGGTGACCGTCCACCAGATCGCGGCCGAGCGGCTCGAGGAGGTGGTGCCGGCGGCCCACTTCGACTCGGCGTTCATGAGCAACTTCCTGGAGCATTGCCGGACCCGCGAGCAGGTGCTGTCCGTCCTCTCCGCGGTTGGGCACGCGCTGAGGCCCGGCGGCCGGGTCCTGATCCTCGGGCCGAATTACGCCGCCTGCGCCGCGGAGTACTACGACTACTTCGACCATCACCTGGCCCTGACGGACCGCGCCGTGGCCGAGGCGCTGGAGCTCTCCGGCTTCGAGGTCGAGGTCCAGCGGCCTCGGACGCTGCCGTTCTCGTTCCGCAGCAAGCTCCCCAGCGCCCCCTGGCTTGTCCGCCTGTACCTCAAATTCCCCTGGGCCTGGCGCTTCTTCGGCGCGCAGTTCTTCCTCGTCGCCCGACGTCCGCGATGA
- a CDS encoding NAD-dependent epimerase/dehydratase family protein, translating to MKVLVTGSAGFIGGYLVEELLSHGHSVVGVDNFSKYGDVEQASLENPNYTLVRGDAKDVGLMKELLSDCDHLVAGAAMIGGISYFHTFAYDLLAENERITASTFDAAIWAHAHRKLKKITVISSSMVFENATRFPSREGDRRACPPPASTYGFQKLAVEYFAQGAREQYGLPYTIARPFNCVGIGERRAKCDVEILSGNVKLAMSHVVPDLVQKVLKGQDPLHILGSGEQVRHYTYGGDLARGIRLCIEHPAAENEDFNLSTPVSTTVMELAELIWKKIHGEWKPFRVVSDEPFQYDVQCRIPTVEKARDMIGFTADTPLDEILDEVIPWVGKQLEVGVL from the coding sequence ATGAAGGTACTGGTGACCGGATCCGCCGGATTCATCGGCGGCTACCTCGTGGAAGAGCTGCTCTCGCACGGCCATAGCGTCGTGGGGGTGGACAACTTCTCGAAGTACGGCGACGTCGAGCAGGCCAGCCTGGAGAATCCGAACTACACGCTGGTCCGCGGCGACGCCAAGGACGTGGGCCTCATGAAGGAGCTGCTGTCGGACTGCGACCACCTCGTCGCCGGCGCCGCCATGATCGGCGGCATCAGCTACTTCCACACGTTCGCGTACGACCTGCTGGCCGAGAACGAGCGGATCACGGCCTCCACGTTCGACGCGGCGATCTGGGCGCACGCGCACAGGAAGCTGAAGAAGATCACCGTGATCTCGTCCTCCATGGTCTTCGAGAACGCCACGAGATTCCCCAGCCGGGAGGGCGACCGCAGGGCATGCCCGCCTCCCGCGTCCACGTACGGCTTCCAGAAGCTCGCCGTCGAGTACTTCGCCCAGGGGGCCCGGGAGCAATATGGCCTCCCCTACACCATCGCGCGGCCGTTCAACTGCGTGGGCATCGGCGAGCGCCGGGCCAAGTGCGACGTCGAGATCCTGTCCGGCAACGTCAAGCTGGCGATGAGCCACGTCGTCCCCGACCTGGTCCAGAAGGTCCTCAAGGGCCAGGATCCGCTGCACATCCTCGGCTCCGGCGAGCAGGTCCGGCACTACACGTACGGGGGCGATCTCGCCCGCGGCATCCGCCTCTGCATCGAGCACCCCGCCGCCGAGAATGAGGACTTCAACCTCTCGACCCCCGTCTCCACCACGGTGATGGAGCTGGCGGAGCTCATCTGGAAGAAGATCCACGGCGAATGGAAGCCGTTCCGGGTCGTCAGCGACGAGCCGTTCCAGTACGACGTCCAGTGCCGCATCCCGACCGTGGAGAAGGCACGCGACATGATCGGGTTCACGGCGGACACGCCGCTGGATGAGATCCTGGACGAGGTCATCCCCTGGGTCGGGAAGCAGCTCGAGGTGGGAGTCCTCTGA
- a CDS encoding nucleotide sugar dehydrogenase, whose protein sequence is MDRSVCIVGGCGHIGLPLGLVLANAGARVTLLDTSADRVESVAAGRMPFFERGADEELAVALEGGRLEATTDPDAVGRVGTVIVTIGTPVDEFLSPAIRAFDRAMEPILDRMRDGQLLILRSTVFPGVTERLARRARERGLRIDVAHCPERIAQGFALEEMGGLPQIIGGVTPTASGRASSLFGLLGVRRIELPPVEAELCKLFCNSYRYINFAISNQFYVIAERFGADFERIRGAMMADYPRMSGFPGAGFAGGPCLLKDTMQLAAFNHNDFVLGQAAMMINEGLPRALVEPLKSRYDLSTATAAILGMAFKGNNDDPRDSLAYKLRKVLTFECRRVLCTDPYIQDPSFVPLETALEEADVVFLGACHEEYRDLVIRKPTVDVFHFLRKETGDSEGLAAA, encoded by the coding sequence ATGGACAGATCGGTATGCATCGTCGGGGGGTGCGGCCACATCGGCCTGCCGCTCGGGCTGGTCCTGGCCAATGCCGGGGCGCGGGTGACGCTGCTCGACACCTCGGCCGATCGGGTCGAGAGCGTCGCGGCGGGGCGGATGCCGTTCTTCGAGCGCGGGGCCGATGAGGAGCTCGCCGTCGCCCTGGAGGGCGGGCGTCTGGAGGCGACCACCGATCCGGACGCCGTCGGGCGGGTCGGCACGGTCATCGTGACGATCGGGACGCCGGTGGACGAGTTCCTCAGCCCGGCGATCCGCGCGTTCGACCGGGCCATGGAGCCGATCCTCGACCGCATGCGCGACGGCCAGCTCCTGATCCTGCGGAGCACGGTCTTCCCCGGCGTCACCGAGCGGCTGGCCCGCCGGGCGCGGGAGCGCGGGCTCCGGATCGACGTGGCGCACTGCCCGGAGCGGATCGCCCAGGGGTTCGCGCTCGAGGAGATGGGCGGGCTGCCCCAGATCATCGGGGGCGTGACGCCGACCGCCTCCGGCCGCGCCTCGTCGCTCTTCGGCCTGCTGGGAGTCAGGCGGATCGAGCTCCCGCCGGTCGAGGCGGAGCTCTGCAAGCTCTTCTGCAACAGCTATCGATACATCAACTTCGCGATATCCAACCAGTTCTACGTGATCGCGGAGCGATTCGGCGCCGACTTCGAGCGGATTCGCGGGGCGATGATGGCCGACTACCCGCGGATGTCCGGCTTCCCCGGCGCCGGCTTCGCCGGGGGGCCGTGCCTGCTCAAGGACACGATGCAGCTCGCGGCCTTCAACCACAATGACTTCGTCCTGGGCCAGGCCGCGATGATGATCAACGAGGGGCTGCCCCGCGCCCTCGTCGAGCCGCTCAAGAGCCGATACGACCTCTCGACGGCCACGGCGGCCATCCTCGGCATGGCCTTCAAGGGCAACAACGACGACCCCCGCGACTCCCTGGCCTACAAGCTCCGCAAGGTCCTGACCTTCGAATGCCGCCGGGTGCTGTGCACCGACCCGTACATCCAGGACCCGTCGTTCGTCCCGCTCGAGACCGCCCTGGAGGAGGCCGACGTCGTCTTCCTGGGGGCCTGCCACGAGGAGTACCGCGACCTGGTGATCCGCAAGCCCACGGTGGACGTCTTCCACTTCCTCCGGAAGGAGACGGGGGATTCCGAGGGGCTGGCCGCGGCCTGA
- a CDS encoding DNA gyrase inhibitor YacG, with protein sequence MIKGRCPTCSKTFEADSLDALPSFPFCSSRCRLIDLGRWIDGVHAIPGAPARGPSAGQAPPVEEDDPDDL encoded by the coding sequence ATGATCAAGGGACGTTGCCCGACCTGTTCGAAGACCTTCGAGGCGGACAGCCTCGACGCCCTCCCGAGCTTCCCCTTCTGCTCGAGCCGCTGCAGGCTCATCGACCTCGGCCGCTGGATCGACGGCGTCCACGCCATCCCCGGGGCGCCGGCACGCGGCCCGTCCGCCGGCCAGGCCCCCCCGGTGGAGGAGGATGACCCGGACGACCTCTGA
- a CDS encoding FmdB family zinc ribbon protein — MPTYDYVCDACNHEFEAFESIKADPQTVCPTCHEPKLRRKIGPGAAILFKGSGFYQTDYRSESYKQAAKSDKPASESSSSSTKSDGGSSGSSSSPAAPAASSPSSSSASGSSNGKP; from the coding sequence ATGCCGACTTATGATTACGTCTGCGACGCGTGCAACCACGAATTCGAGGCCTTCGAGTCCATCAAGGCCGACCCCCAGACCGTCTGCCCCACCTGCCACGAGCCGAAGCTGCGCCGCAAGATCGGCCCCGGGGCCGCGATCCTGTTCAAGGGCTCGGGCTTCTACCAGACCGACTACCGCAGCGAGTCCTACAAGCAGGCGGCCAAGTCCGACAAGCCGGCCTCGGAGTCCTCGAGCAGCTCGACCAAGTCCGACGGCGGCTCGTCCGGCTCCTCGTCGTCGCCCGCCGCCCCGGCCGCGTCCTCTCCGTCCTCCTCCTCCGCGTCGGGGTCCTCCAACGGGAAGCCTTGA
- the grpE gene encoding nucleotide exchange factor GrpE, translating into MTTPETERDPQYPDGDAGPAGAATGAQDPAAVLKERDELKDQLLRSRAEFANYQKRARQQAEADREYAVGNLARDLLDAMDNLERAEEALRASGQEGVSSGLEMVRKQILATLAKYKIEPIEALGQHFDPNLHEALMRKPAADVPEGTVVMELGKGYRIHDRVLRPSKVAVSVSP; encoded by the coding sequence ATGACGACGCCCGAGACCGAACGAGACCCCCAGTACCCCGACGGCGACGCCGGCCCGGCCGGGGCCGCGACCGGCGCGCAGGATCCGGCCGCCGTGCTGAAGGAGCGGGACGAGCTCAAGGACCAGCTCCTCCGCAGCCGCGCCGAGTTCGCCAACTACCAGAAGCGTGCCAGGCAGCAGGCCGAGGCCGACCGCGAGTACGCCGTCGGCAACCTCGCCCGCGACCTCCTCGACGCCATGGACAACCTCGAGCGCGCGGAGGAGGCCCTCCGCGCCTCGGGCCAGGAGGGCGTCTCCTCGGGCCTGGAGATGGTCCGGAAGCAGATCCTGGCCACGCTGGCGAAGTACAAGATCGAGCCGATCGAGGCCCTGGGCCAGCACTTCGACCCGAACCTCCACGAGGCCCTCATGCGGAAGCCGGCCGCCGACGTCCCGGAGGGGACCGTCGTGATGGAGCTGGGCAAGGGGTACCGGATCCACGACAGGGTCCTCCGCCCGAGCAAGGTGGCCGTCTCCGTGAGCCCCTGA
- the dnaJ gene encoding molecular chaperone DnaJ, whose product MPMATTKRDLYEVLGVARDAAPDDIKKAYRQMALKYHPDRNPGDKEAEKKFRESAEAYEVLSDAGKRQRYDRYGHAGLEGAAVHDFRSTDDIMSAFSDIFGGGLFGDIFGDRRRGPRPGPDLLMKLEIELVDAARGVSRSIEVSRQDFCGECRGSGAKPGTVASTCNYCGGRGQVVQTRGFFQVATTCPACGGDGVRITDPCPTCRGGGRVPSTVKMQVDVPPGVESGMRLQYRNQGELGDVGAPRGNLQIQVIVRRHPFFERRRNDLFCQVPISFAQAALGAEVEVPTLDGPDRIMVPRGTQSGEVLRIKGRGMPDINGRSRGDELVEVVVETPRHLTSRQEELLREFAEIEHHQVSPRRKSFLEKIRDYFTEEAEASESDDS is encoded by the coding sequence ATGCCGATGGCCACGACCAAGCGCGACTTATACGAGGTGCTGGGCGTCGCCCGCGACGCCGCGCCCGACGACATCAAGAAGGCGTATCGGCAGATGGCGCTGAAGTACCATCCCGACCGCAACCCCGGCGACAAGGAGGCCGAGAAGAAGTTCCGCGAGTCGGCGGAGGCCTACGAGGTCCTCTCGGACGCCGGCAAGCGCCAGCGATACGACCGCTACGGCCACGCCGGGCTCGAGGGCGCGGCCGTGCACGACTTCCGGTCCACCGACGACATCATGTCGGCCTTCAGCGACATCTTCGGCGGCGGGCTCTTCGGCGACATCTTCGGCGACCGCCGGCGCGGGCCGCGCCCCGGCCCCGACCTGCTCATGAAGCTGGAGATCGAGCTGGTGGACGCCGCCCGGGGCGTCTCCCGGTCCATCGAGGTGAGCCGCCAGGACTTCTGCGGCGAGTGCCGGGGCTCCGGCGCCAAGCCGGGCACGGTGGCCTCCACCTGCAACTACTGCGGCGGCCGCGGGCAGGTCGTCCAGACGCGGGGCTTCTTCCAGGTGGCCACGACCTGCCCCGCCTGCGGCGGCGACGGCGTGCGGATCACCGACCCCTGCCCCACCTGCCGCGGGGGCGGCCGCGTCCCCTCGACGGTCAAGATGCAGGTGGACGTCCCCCCGGGCGTCGAGAGCGGGATGCGCCTCCAGTACCGCAACCAGGGGGAGCTCGGGGACGTCGGCGCCCCGCGCGGCAACCTCCAGATCCAGGTGATCGTGCGGCGGCACCCGTTCTTCGAGCGGCGGCGCAACGACCTGTTCTGCCAGGTGCCGATCAGCTTCGCCCAGGCGGCGCTCGGGGCCGAGGTCGAGGTCCCCACGCTCGACGGGCCGGATCGCATCATGGTCCCGCGAGGGACCCAGAGCGGCGAGGTCCTCCGCATCAAGGGCCGCGGCATGCCCGACATCAACGGCCGCTCCCGCGGCGACGAGCTGGTCGAGGTCGTCGTGGAGACGCCGCGGCACCTGACCTCCCGCCAGGAGGAGCTGCTCCGCGAATTCGCGGAGATCGAGCACCACCAGGTCAGCCCGCGACGCAAGAGCTTCCTGGAAAAGATCCGCGACTATTTCACCGAGGAGGCCGAGGCCTCGGAGTCCGACGACTCCTGA
- the groL gene encoding chaperonin GroEL (60 kDa chaperone family; promotes refolding of misfolded polypeptides especially under stressful conditions; forms two stacked rings of heptamers to form a barrel-shaped 14mer; ends can be capped by GroES; misfolded proteins enter the barrel where they are refolded when GroES binds) — protein sequence MAKQLLFSDAARRKMLGGVDTLAHAVGSTLGPTGRNVILSKSFGGPLVTKDGVTVSKEIELPDAFENMGAKLVNVVASKTSDVAGDGTTTATILARAIYREGLKVVTGGANPTAVRRGIEKAVEAAVNELHEKLSRPVSKKEEIAQVGAISANNDPAIGQMLADAVEKVGKDGVITVEEGKTASTELDFVEGMQFDKGYLSPYFVTSPTTMEVVFEDALILLHEKKISSLREMIPLLEKVAQSGKPLLIVAEDVDGEALATLVVNKLRGVLNIAAVKAPGFGDRRKAMLGDMAVLTGGTVISEDLGLKLENLQLSQLGEAKQVKVDKDSTTIIQGAGKKADITRRIDQLRRQIEETDSEYDKEKFQERLAKLSGGVALIKVGAPTEADMKQTKARIEDALHATRAAAEEGIVPGGGTALIRVIPAVAKAHQELSGDEKLGAAIVLRALEEPARHIAENSGFDGAVIADEIKNREGSVGFNAVTNDYVDMFEAGIIDPTKVTRTALQNASSIAALMLTTEAMITNIKDDEKEGEARVEGSVR from the coding sequence GTGGCTAAGCAACTGCTCTTCTCCGACGCCGCCCGCCGAAAGATGCTCGGCGGCGTCGACACCCTGGCCCACGCCGTGGGCTCGACGCTCGGCCCGACCGGCCGCAACGTCATCCTGAGCAAGTCGTTCGGCGGCCCGCTCGTGACCAAGGACGGGGTCACGGTCTCCAAGGAGATCGAGCTGCCCGACGCGTTCGAGAACATGGGCGCCAAGCTCGTCAACGTCGTCGCGTCCAAGACGTCCGACGTGGCCGGCGACGGCACGACCACCGCGACGATCCTCGCCCGCGCGATCTACCGCGAGGGCCTGAAGGTCGTCACCGGCGGCGCCAATCCCACGGCCGTCCGCCGCGGGATCGAGAAGGCCGTCGAGGCCGCCGTGAATGAGCTGCACGAGAAGCTCTCCCGGCCGGTCTCCAAGAAGGAGGAGATCGCCCAGGTCGGCGCCATCTCCGCCAACAACGACCCCGCCATCGGCCAGATGCTGGCCGACGCGGTGGAGAAGGTCGGCAAGGACGGCGTCATCACCGTCGAGGAAGGCAAGACGGCCAGCACCGAGCTGGACTTCGTCGAGGGCATGCAGTTCGACAAGGGCTACCTCAGCCCCTACTTCGTGACCTCGCCGACCACGATGGAGGTCGTCTTCGAGGACGCGCTGATCCTCCTGCACGAGAAGAAGATCAGCAGCCTCCGCGAGATGATCCCGCTGCTGGAGAAGGTCGCGCAGTCCGGCAAGCCGCTGCTGATCGTCGCCGAGGACGTCGACGGCGAGGCCCTGGCCACGCTGGTCGTCAACAAGCTCCGCGGCGTCCTGAACATCGCGGCCGTGAAGGCGCCCGGCTTCGGCGACCGCCGCAAGGCGATGCTCGGCGACATGGCCGTCCTGACCGGCGGCACCGTGATCAGCGAGGACCTCGGCCTGAAGCTGGAGAACCTCCAGCTCAGCCAGCTCGGCGAGGCCAAGCAGGTCAAGGTGGACAAGGACAGCACGACGATCATCCAGGGGGCCGGCAAGAAGGCCGACATCACCCGGAGGATCGACCAGCTCCGCCGCCAGATCGAGGAGACCGACAGCGAGTACGACAAGGAGAAGTTCCAGGAGCGGCTCGCCAAGCTCTCCGGCGGCGTGGCCCTGATCAAGGTCGGCGCGCCCACCGAGGCCGACATGAAGCAGACCAAGGCCCGCATCGAGGACGCCCTCCACGCCACCCGCGCGGCGGCGGAAGAGGGCATCGTCCCCGGCGGCGGCACCGCCCTGATCCGCGTCATCCCGGCGGTCGCGAAGGCCCACCAGGAGCTGTCCGGCGACGAGAAGCTCGGCGCCGCCATCGTCCTGCGGGCCCTCGAGGAGCCGGCCCGCCACATCGCCGAGAACTCGGGCTTCGACGGCGCCGTGATCGCCGACGAGATCAAGAACCGCGAGGGTTCCGTCGGCTTCAACGCCGTGACCAATGACTACGTGGACATGTTCGAGGCCGGCATCATCGACCCGACCAAGGTCACCCGCACGGCCCTCCAGAACGCCTCCTCGATCGCGGCGCTCATGCTGACGACCGAGGCGATGATCACCAACATCAAGGACGACGAGAAGGAAGGCGAGGCCCGCGTCGAGGGCTCCGTCCGCTGA
- the groES gene encoding co-chaperone GroES: MAKLAIKPLDDRVVIQQIEAEEKTAGGIVLPDTAKEKPQRGLVLAVGPGKLLDSGERAPIGVVEGDEVLFGKYSGSEIKVDGEEIKILRESDILAKIVK; encoded by the coding sequence ATGGCGAAGCTTGCGATCAAGCCCCTGGACGATCGGGTTGTCATTCAGCAGATCGAGGCGGAGGAGAAGACGGCCGGCGGCATCGTGCTGCCGGACACGGCCAAGGAGAAGCCCCAGCGGGGGCTCGTCCTGGCCGTCGGCCCGGGCAAGCTGCTGGACAGCGGCGAGCGGGCCCCGATCGGCGTGGTGGAGGGGGACGAGGTCCTCTTCGGCAAATATTCCGGCAGCGAGATCAAGGTCGACGGCGAGGAGATCAAGATCCTCCGCGAGTCCGACATCCTGGCCAAGATCGTCAAGTGA
- the groL gene encoding chaperonin GroEL (60 kDa chaperone family; promotes refolding of misfolded polypeptides especially under stressful conditions; forms two stacked rings of heptamers to form a barrel-shaped 14mer; ends can be capped by GroES; misfolded proteins enter the barrel where they are refolded when GroES binds) has protein sequence MAKILAYEDEARQKLASGVSKLARAVRSTLGPRGRNAVIDKGWGAPTVTKDGVTVAEEIELTDPYENMGAQLVKEAASKTSTAAGDGTTTATVLAEAIYKEGLKALAAGADAMAVKRGIDKAVAAVVEHVKGQAKKVNGKKEITEVASIAANNDKSIGEKLADAFEKVGTDGVITVEEAKGFETTVDVVEGMQFDRGYLSPHFVTDQDRMEVVLENPYLLIHEEKVSSPTKLIPLLEKIAKANQPLLIIAEDVEGEALATLVVNKLRGILKVAAVKAPGYGDRRKAMLEDIAVLTGGKAIFKDLGIDLEHIQLSDLGRARKVTITGEETTIVEGNGSSEAIKGRAELIRKEITTTDSEYDKEKLQERLAKLAGGIAQINVGAATETEMKERKALVEDALHATRAAIEEGVVPGGGTALIRASSAVEKLGLTGDEKLGSDIVARAAEQPARYIAENAGIDGAVVVARIKKSNDAHFGYNAEAGTWGNMLEAGIVDPTKVTRTALQNAASVAGLLLTTEACIAEPPKKKEAGGHAGHDHGGGMGGMGGMGGMGGMGGMGGMM, from the coding sequence GTGGCGAAGATCCTGGCGTACGAAGACGAAGCCCGCCAGAAGCTGGCCAGCGGCGTGAGCAAGCTGGCCCGGGCCGTCCGCAGCACCCTCGGGCCCCGGGGGCGGAACGCGGTCATTGACAAGGGCTGGGGGGCGCCGACGGTCACGAAGGACGGCGTCACCGTCGCCGAGGAGATCGAGCTCACCGACCCGTACGAGAACATGGGCGCCCAGCTCGTGAAGGAGGCCGCCTCCAAGACCTCCACCGCCGCGGGCGACGGCACGACGACCGCCACGGTGCTGGCCGAGGCGATCTACAAGGAGGGCCTCAAGGCCCTGGCCGCCGGCGCCGACGCCATGGCCGTGAAGCGGGGGATCGACAAGGCGGTCGCCGCCGTCGTCGAGCACGTCAAGGGCCAGGCCAAGAAGGTCAACGGCAAGAAGGAGATCACCGAGGTCGCCTCCATCGCCGCCAACAACGACAAGTCGATCGGCGAGAAGCTGGCCGACGCGTTCGAGAAGGTCGGCACCGACGGCGTCATCACCGTCGAGGAGGCCAAGGGCTTCGAGACCACCGTGGACGTCGTCGAGGGCATGCAGTTCGACCGCGGCTACCTCAGCCCGCACTTCGTCACCGACCAGGACCGGATGGAGGTCGTCCTCGAGAACCCCTATCTCCTCATCCACGAGGAGAAGGTCAGCAGCCCGACGAAGCTGATCCCGCTGCTCGAGAAGATCGCCAAGGCCAACCAGCCGCTGCTGATCATCGCCGAGGACGTCGAGGGCGAGGCCCTGGCCACCCTGGTCGTCAACAAGCTCCGCGGCATCCTCAAGGTCGCGGCCGTGAAGGCCCCCGGCTACGGCGACCGCCGCAAGGCCATGCTCGAGGACATCGCGGTCCTGACCGGCGGCAAGGCCATCTTCAAGGACCTCGGCATCGACCTGGAGCACATCCAGCTCTCCGACCTCGGCCGCGCCCGCAAGGTGACGATCACCGGCGAGGAGACGACGATCGTCGAGGGCAACGGCTCCTCCGAGGCCATCAAGGGCCGCGCCGAGCTGATCCGCAAGGAGATCACCACCACCGACAGCGAGTATGACAAGGAGAAGCTCCAGGAGCGCCTCGCCAAGCTCGCCGGCGGCATCGCCCAGATCAACGTCGGCGCCGCGACCGAGACCGAGATGAAGGAGCGGAAGGCCCTCGTCGAGGACGCCCTCCACGCCACCCGCGCCGCGATCGAGGAAGGCGTCGTGCCCGGCGGCGGCACCGCCCTGATCCGCGCCAGCTCGGCCGTCGAGAAGCTCGGCCTGACCGGCGACGAGAAGCTCGGGTCCGACATCGTCGCCCGCGCCGCCGAGCAGCCCGCGCGCTACATCGCGGAGAACGCCGGCATCGACGGCGCCGTGGTCGTCGCCCGCATCAAGAAGAGCAACGACGCCCACTTCGGCTACAACGCCGAGGCCGGCACCTGGGGCAACATGCTCGAGGCCGGCATCGTCGACCCGACCAAGGTCACCCGCACGGCCCTGCAGAACGCCGCGTCCGTCGCCGGCCTGCTCCTCACCACCGAGGCCTGCATCGCCGAGCCCCCGAAGAAGAAGGAGGCGGGCGGCCACGCCGGACATGACCATGGCGGCGGGATGGGAGGCATGGGCGGAATGGGCGGCATGGGTGGAATGGGCGGCATGGGCGGCATGATGTGA
- a CDS encoding Gfo/Idh/MocA family protein translates to MQPGAGATRRRFMRGAASAIAVPTIVPSSVFGRGGKAAPSDRITVAFIGCGKMANDYHLPELLKMGDVQALAVCEVDARRRDHAKKRVEKAYSGKSEYKGCAAYNDFREIIGRKDIDAVCIATPEHWHAIPAIEAMKAGKDVYCEKPLTLTLAEGRRCIDVARKYDRVFQTGSQQRSNVFGDFRQAAEIIRSGRLGQVVAVTVGVGGPSRPCDLPEESMEPGLDWDLWLGPAPMRPYNSTLSPRGVHDHFPEWRRYREYAGGAHADMGAHHYDIAQWCLGMDQSDPVEIIPPVDPRAGHGVAFRYANGVMIVHGGPSGCTFTGTKGTLHIDRGELSSDPEKIVKEPLKPDEVHLEKSPGHHRNWLDCIRSRKRPLADVEIGARSVALTILGNLAYWNHRTLRWDPQKWEFIGDPEANRWLDRERRGPWQLPAV, encoded by the coding sequence ATGCAACCGGGAGCAGGAGCCACGCGCAGGCGCTTCATGAGAGGGGCCGCTTCGGCGATCGCCGTGCCGACGATCGTCCCGTCCAGCGTCTTCGGCCGGGGCGGCAAGGCCGCGCCCAGCGATCGGATCACCGTCGCGTTCATCGGCTGCGGCAAAATGGCCAATGATTACCACCTCCCCGAGCTGCTGAAGATGGGAGACGTCCAGGCCTTGGCGGTCTGCGAGGTCGACGCCAGGCGTCGGGACCACGCGAAGAAGCGGGTCGAGAAGGCCTACAGCGGGAAGTCCGAATACAAGGGCTGCGCCGCGTACAACGACTTCCGCGAGATCATCGGCCGGAAGGACATCGACGCGGTCTGCATCGCCACGCCGGAGCACTGGCACGCCATCCCGGCGATCGAGGCCATGAAAGCCGGCAAGGACGTGTATTGCGAGAAGCCGCTGACGCTGACCCTGGCCGAGGGCCGGCGCTGCATCGACGTCGCGAGGAAGTACGACCGGGTCTTCCAGACCGGCAGCCAGCAGCGGTCGAACGTCTTCGGCGACTTCCGCCAGGCGGCGGAGATCATCCGCAGCGGCCGGCTCGGGCAGGTCGTGGCGGTGACCGTGGGCGTGGGCGGCCCGAGCCGCCCGTGCGACCTCCCGGAGGAGTCCATGGAGCCCGGCCTCGACTGGGACCTGTGGCTGGGCCCCGCGCCGATGCGTCCGTACAACTCCACGCTCAGCCCTCGCGGCGTGCACGACCACTTCCCCGAGTGGCGGAGGTACCGCGAGTACGCGGGCGGCGCCCACGCGGACATGGGCGCCCATCACTACGACATCGCCCAGTGGTGCCTGGGGATGGACCAGTCCGACCCGGTCGAGATCATCCCCCCCGTCGATCCCCGCGCCGGGCACGGCGTCGCCTTCCGCTACGCCAACGGCGTCATGATCGTCCACGGCGGCCCGAGCGGCTGCACCTTCACGGGGACCAAGGGCACCCTCCACATCGATCGCGGCGAGCTGTCCAGCGATCCCGAGAAGATCGTCAAGGAGCCGCTCAAGCCCGACGAGGTGCACCTCGAGAAGTCGCCCGGCCATCACCGCAACTGGCTGGACTGCATCCGATCGCGGAAGCGGCCCCTCGCCGACGTCGAGATCGGCGCCCGCTCCGTGGCCCTCACGATCCTGGGCAACCTCGCCTACTGGAACCACCGGACCCTGCGGTGGGATCCCCAGAAGTGGGAGTTCATCGGGGATCCCGAGGCCAATCGCTGGCTCGACCGCGAGCGCCGCGGCCCGTGGCAGCTCCCGGCCGTCTGA